The genome window ATTAGGTCGGActaagagaaaaagaaaaagggtaAACTCGTAATGATTTGTGTGACGACCTTTGGAAATGACGGCGAAAATAGCGGATGTGACAGTTGGGTCATCTCGTCAATGACAGCTGTCTTTTCCCGTGATTGACACGTGCGTCGATTCGTACAcatttttgaatttgaaaagtttTCGTATCTTATAAAAGACGATGCCTTAAACGGATGTTCAAGAAATCACCCCCAAATTACTCTATCACCATCTTCTCTATTCAATGGCTTCAAAAACGACCGAATCCTCTTCCGCCGCTTCCATGGACGTACTACTGTGCAAATGGGGCGTGATGTCTTTCAACAATTTGGTCCATGATTATGGCATTAGGGCTGAATGGAATCCTGTGTTGCCGTCAAAAACCGACACCGCCTTTCCCCTGAAAGCAGGTAAAATCACTTTGTTTAGTGATTTTTTCAAGTTTTGCAACTTCCGGTTACCCATCAccaaatttttgaaattggtgcTTGATTTCTACCGCATCCACATTTCTCAAATACATCCTCTTGGCCTTGTGAAACTTCGACAATTCGAGTATGCCTGCGTAGCTCTTGGTCACATCCCAGAACTGATTGTCTTTAGGGCTTTCTTCGTACTTGTGTGGAAATCCCCTTTCTTTACCTTTGATCGGCGGGATACCGAAGTATCATGTCTGAGGGAGATCCCTACAAGTTCTAGAGACAAGGATTGGAAGAAAAAATTCTTCTACCTGGATGCCAGTGCTATTCCCGGGGAAATGCATTGGCAAGATAAAGGACCGAAGGATAAAGTGAAGGATGATGCTCCCCCTGCAGATTCGTACGCGTCAAATGCGCTGTATGTAAAACTGTGTGGCCGCCCCTTTGAGTGCACTATTATTCCAGAAGGGGCGCTAGTGATGGCCGGTATGAGCCTGTTATGGCCGGATATAAGGCGTTATCCCTCATTCCAACGGGAAGATGGAGGTATGTTTACATTACCACACCTGGTTAACATATTTTTAAATCCGGTATTAATTAAATCACGTATTTTGCGCAGGGGAGTGGGGGATGTTTGACTTTGTTGATCCACCACGTCACCTGGCGTTGAAACCCAACGACCGGAGACTTGATGAAGGGGAACCAGATGTGTTGAAAGTGCATCTGGAACAATTTCTTCTACCGGCGATGCCAACGGATCCCTTGGAGTATATCGCTCCCTTGTCGGGTATGGCGGCCGCTACTTCAGCATCATCAGAGAAGAAACCTATTCGGCTAAAGCTGTCTGGGAGAAAACCTGCAGCAACCACTGTCAGCGTGCCCGTGATGGAAGAGACGCCCAACGCGAGTCGTGAAGTTTCCTTAGCTTCCGACCTGACCAGTCCTGGCCGTGCTTCGAAAAAGAGGAAAATCTTTGTGGCACCTACGCTGAGCGCGTTTCAGGCGGTGCAAGCCGCATGTGCAATTTCACCAggtattttattttaaataaccATATGGCATACTAGTGTCCCTGCTGATAGCGTCCGTCTGGTCTTGTGGTGCAGGTACCTTTGCGGGAATATCATCCGGGGGTGTGCCATCCATTGTTGTTTCGACTATGGCGGCGTCTTGTACTGGTAGTACCAGCATGCCTACGAGTCCACAAGTTTCAGCGTCATTCGCTCCCGCTGTGAGCTGCATCATGCCCATTCCTAGTTCTACGGTATCCATAGCCGTAACTTCCGAGCCGCTGCCCTCGCTTCGATCAGGTGGTTTTGACACAACCCTTCCTGAATCGCCCAAGGACATGTTTGCTGGTTTTGACACCAATGCTGCTGCCGCGTCGACCGCGCATGAGGCAACTAGCGTGGGTGGAGGCGATAATCGTGCGTCGAGCAGCGGCATTGCTGACGATGGTGCCCGCTTGATTGATGATTTGTTTATACCTACCGTTTGTTGGGATCCTCATGCCCAGGATAAACGTTACCAGCCTCAATGGAAGATTGCTGAATCTTCCCGACTTATCTTTCCTCCAGTTGTCCAACATTGGGTTGAGAGGGCGTACCCCCCCGCTGAAGCGGCGTATGTTGAGGGGTTAAACAATGAGGATTTGATGAATTCGTCTATATCAGATTCTGTGACCCTACCTCGCCGGTTGGTAGAGATACGGCGCCGGTGGGTGCGTGATAACACCCAACTTCATGAGGCCCGGGTCATTATCCAAGAACTGAGGGATGACAAGCATCGCCTCGAAAGTCAACTGCAGACCGCTGGGTTGAAAGAGGCCCGATTTCTGTCAGAGAAGAATAAGGCCGAGGAGGATTTGCGGAGGGTAACTGAACATCTCGCTGAGGAAAGGATCTTATGGGCCCGCGATATGGCGGAAAAAGATAGGGTTTTGGCTCAAGCGAAAAATGTACAAGAGGAGTTGGAACGCAAGGCTGTGGCAGAGGCTCAGAAGGTGAGACACGAGTTATCGGCCCAATTGGAAAAATTTCGTGTTGACACTGATTTTGTGTCCCAGGTTCAGGAGCGGTACCAGGATTTGACAACCGAAGTAGAGACCTGTCATACCAAGATCCGACTGA of Helianthus annuus cultivar XRQ/B chromosome 1, HanXRQr2.0-SUNRISE, whole genome shotgun sequence contains these proteins:
- the LOC110925841 gene encoding uncharacterized protein LOC110925841; this translates as MASKTTESSSAASMDVLLCKWGVMSFNNLVHDYGIRAEWNPVLPSKTDTAFPLKAGKITLFSDFFKFCNFRLPITKFLKLVLDFYRIHISQIHPLGLVKLRQFEYACVALGHIPELIVFRAFFVLVWKSPFFTFDRRDTEVSCLREIPTSSRDKDWKKKFFYLDASAIPGEMHWQDKGPKDKVKDDAPPADSYASNALYVKLCGRPFECTIIPEGALVMAGMSLLWPDIRRYPSFQREDGGEWGMFDFVDPPRHLALKPNDRRLDEGEPDVLKVHLEQFLLPAMPTDPLEYIAPLSGMAAATSASSEKKPIRLKLSGRKPAATTVSVPVMEETPNASREVSLASDLTSPGRASKKRKIFVAPTLSAFQAVQAACAISPGTFAGISSGGVPSIVVSTMAASCTGSTSMPTSPQVSASFAPAVSCIMPIPSSTVSIAVTSEPLPSLRSGGFDTTLPESPKDMFAGFDTNAAAASTAHEATSVGGGDNRASSSGIADDGARLIDDLFIPTVCWDPHAQDKRYQPQWKIAESSRLIFPPVVQHWVERAYPPAEAAYVEGLNNEDLMNSSISDSVTLPRRLVEIRRRWVRDNTQLHEARVIIQELRDDKHRLESQLQTAGLKEARFLSEKNKAEEDLRRVTEHLAEERILWARDMAEKDRVLAQAKNVQEELERKAVAEAQKVQERYQDLTTEVETCHTKIRLMQGELEEREAKFKEMQDHCDSLVTQNNKLAASSSSKLREVEDALAQSHAEIDDLTNQLAAMRGDRNWLITNGLVGAFEFLRESSHFTSLIDRFSAAAYQAGHHDGVLKGYMDCQQAERVPPDFQTLKNKLQADMAKALEAAYTEPLPCYGDLMDKVNEDGIDSLRLMLDPADESEED